Part of the Venturia canescens isolate UGA chromosome 2, ASM1945775v1, whole genome shotgun sequence genome is shown below.
TGTTACAGAATCCTGAAATTCCGCTTCCAGCGGTATCGACATCGTCATTTGTAACTTCCCAATGAAAATATTGTAGATTTATCATGTTGACATTTCTCATAGCCTGTGGAACACACACGCACTCATGATCCATGTACCGTTCACGCCTGGGGCTTTGCAACCGTACTGATAAGGAGCAAAACCTTtggtatagaaaaaaaacagtccACGTACTTACGTGGGCTTGTAtaactcaacattttttagctttatcgatttatcgaaaaacgACACGTGCGTATATACGTGTTCGATACTCGCCTTCTCGACCCTCATAAGTTTGTGTGTGTGACGAGGATTTAGATCCTCCATTTTTTACGTACACACGTGCAACGACGTGCGAGTAATACAATAaacctttttcattttcacttgGAACATACGAAGCGTCTACAATTAAAATAAGCGTTATCACGTGCTTCGAGTTATGATAAATTCGCAACACACAcgttttttaagaatttttgttaCCTCGGTGCGGAAATaggattgaataaatacttgaaaaatcaaaagcgAGTCACGAAAGTTGGATTGATCTCGACGAAAATCGACAATTTCGTAATATCGCGTGTTGAATCGAGGCTGAAAAGACAAGTATTGTGAGTGCGGGAAGAGACGACCCTTAAATTGAGACTTTGTTGACACATCGAATTGTTTAAACGAAATCGGTCGACGAATCAAGCGATTAGtacgaaatggaaaaaagatttgaaaaaatctgcaAGTTTTTCGCTTCAAGGTGGCAGCTTTTGAAATTGATACGAAATAATACGTacaaagaaattgatgaagtAAAGTGGCGCTGCCAGGGTTGGTTTATCCGAACAGACGACGATAACCCGGAGCTTTTCTGGCAGCGAGACGATAGAGTGGCGAGAAGATAGTACAGATTCTCAGTCGCAAAGCATCCTCGTTCTCACACAAGTGTGGAGATATATATGTATTAATAAAGGCGAGTGAGAAGAGGGTGATTGCATTAATTCAAGATGGAGATGGGCTCCTCATCGTGCCTTATCTTCGccctctcgttctctcattcttcctctctcctctctccctcAGCGTGCTTATACGGAAGAAGAGAACCAGCCTGTTCTCATTCCGACATCAGGATGTCGTAGCTCGCACCTCCGGGGGTCGCAGCACACATTGCTCCCTCTCAGAAGCTGACACCTCACTCCAGCGTATCCTCCCCGGTGCTCCTTCTTCCTTAGGGGCCACGCCAAAGCGAAGAACGCCAGCGGAGACTTCCGGTGACAAACGAAGCGTGCGAGCGTTGGGTATAATGAAGCGCGAGAGCTCGTTCGTTTCGTCGTCGCGTCGTCGGCCCCTTTCTAACCTTCACACATTCATACCCATCTTTTTGTAGTACGTAGCGGTGCCATTCTCCCTTTAATGAGTCTGTGTGCCAGGGCACGCATACACTGCCTTCTCTTCTCTCCCGCACATACCTTCGGAGTTGTTTTATATTTGAATACGTGCGGAGACGTACACACTTGGGCCACGAATGTGTGGGTTCGATGGTATAAATTCCGCGTAAATTAGACACGACGATGCAGTTGAGTTAGCAGCAAAGTCTCTCGCCAGCCAAATGTCAATTCTCTATTCTTCCTGACCCCCCCGCCCCTCTGCCTTTTCctcgaaacaaaaatttttataacttcTGTAAACTCAACACTGTTGTAATTGTCCTCGTAATATCTAGGCTGCCAACGCGGTTCAGCGGAGACGAGAAACTGGAAAAGATTATCGTCCGGTCGCACTTTGGAAAGCTTACGTTTCCAAATGATTTTCGGTCATTCCTCCCCTCGCTGAcagactgagaaaaaaaatggctgattCTACAGTTTGTTCGAAAACTATTTTGttcgtttaatcatttttaaccTTGTGGTGATCACGTGTTCCAGTGACTTCTTTTCTCAGTGCAAAAGACTCGGAACCGTTTCGACGTGGACTCTATCCACGAGTGTTGAGCTGGAGTTGAGTCATATCGAAAATCATTTAGTGaaacaaatcatttgaatCCAGAAGCAATGATTGGTATTATGCGCTTAATCGGAATCGCCATGGATGACGCGAATACGAAACATTCGTCGAGAAATAACTGAATTTCGACACGAGGCGGAGACGAATTTTAAGAGGAAAAGGCGTTTGGCCTGTTTTCTTTACCAAACTCCTTCCCCTCGGATAGATATTTATCCGGGATACGTTTTGCACCAACCCAGAAgagattttattcaatgtcGTTTTTAAAAACTCCCAGATACCGTAGCCGTAAAGTCGCGGAGGATAGAGTGCGGAATATTGTACAAGATTGTGTTACAGTCAGGAAGCATGTATGAATGGTGTACCGCGATGAGTACGAAAAGAAGGAataaagggggggggggcgtaATGCATGCGGTATTCGATGTCAAATCGAGTTAACCAGAAAACTTCTAAACGAAAATCTAGTTCTCGTTTAGAGTGCTTTTCCTTATGTCGACATATTTTAATAATGtggacgaaaaatatgaacgaAACTAGACCGATAATATAGCGACAACATTTcgcacaattttttattaaggtattcctttcacgaagcCGAATATTCTATACAAAAAAccgattttaaattacagtaaAGGTTATCGagcatttaatgaagaatgagaacttgaaaaatcgtaaaatttatacgggagcttatggaAATTCCATCATCGTTACATTTCTATTCAGTAATTCAcatatactaaataattctaaattcctcatacaaactgtctcacagttagaaaaaatttaaagaatccatagcaacgataaaaatgaaggatTACCGAACGCTTAAACGAGATATAtcaacgatagaagttggaaaaacggCAGAAGCAGTTTGTCATACATAACCgtgacttctcagaggttaggaatcagtccaaatatcgagtgccccaattcgcgccaccaaaaaatacgctcaaGCGAAATGAATACCTTAACGCATCTCATGAAATGTCTCTAAAATTGTCATTAACTCCAAAAGAGTGTAAACCACCCATCCATCGAGGGAGATACataaaaacttgtccagaTTAAATGATACATTAAATTTTGGCTCAGAAGAATAAACGTTTCGTCGCTTGGGCTGGAATGACGTGAAAAATGATGATCGAAAAGGGTGGGAAAGGCATGCTCAGGTTAATTCGACGTAGAAGGTGCCATGTACGTGCTGTGTATGGGATAAGATAGAGAATTATGTTGCATGGAAGGGGGTTTCTCAGTGAGACAAGCCGTTTAACGATATTTCACGGGGGTTTCTCTAACCCGTGGGCGTATAAGGGCGGTTCCGTGCCGAAGTATTACCGGAGGCAGTCTTGCAGACTCGAGATAAGCGCAAACCTCGAAGACGTCCGGATAACCCCGTAACAGTGTGAACGGTGGCTAAAGAAGCTTCGACTCCTTCCgcctcactctctctctctctctctctctctctcccattcGCTCATctactcacacacacacacacgcacacacacccAAACGAACGACATGTTCCTACACTTCCTCGCATACACATCCCCGTGACTTCCACACTGCTTTTCCTCGGTGGATGTTTCTGAGAAGATCTCACAAAGTGGAGACGAGAGAGCAAGATATCCCGGCTGTTTCTAGCTCTATACAGAGGCTGCGTTCTCGTTGCTATAATACGCATAGTGTTCTGGATATAAGGTACTTCGAAGATGCCTGTTACGCGAGACTAGGCAAGATGACAAGGGAGAAAGCGAGACCGAGAGTCGAGGAGAGAGCGCGAAAGAGAGAGTTGCCGCAGACGCCGTCGACCTCGTTCTTACTTTGGCTAATATCTCTCGCTTATCCACCGTTTGCATACTGCTCCTGTATATTCCCTCGCTTCCTTCTCCCTTCGCCTGTGTCGCTGAAGGCTATTTCACGAGGATGGAACTTCTTTTTTTGTTGCCCTGTTTCAACAAGCGATCGCATGAGTTCAGGCTCCGATGTTCCGCACTCAGGAGTAGAAGGGAGCAGGGAATTCCAACAAGATTCGAAGCAACGACGGAGGATTGTGGTTCTGATGACAACAGAATTTCCGAGtcgcaaattttcaaagggcttttattgtttttcatgTGTTCGAACAGTGATAATGATcacttgtaaaaaaaaaaaaacgaaaaaaaaaacaataaacaaataaGAAATATCGAATCCGGTCGTTGATCGCATGGTCGAGCAATTAGCGTCCGTTTAAGTGCACGTGTGCACTCGCCACCAAAAACAGAGCTAATCCCTTCGATTTCGAGCCCTTGGACCAGTTCTGGTGAAACTTCTGTCGGCTGCAAACGCCTCGTCCCTCCtgctctccctcgctctcttttgcCTGGTTCTCTTCACTTTGCGAGGCTTCCAATTAGTAAGTACGGAGCTGGTGAGATGCGTATTCGCGCACTAAAAGAAGACGCCTGTCTCATTCTTCTCTTTCACTCTCGTTATCGAACCCCTCTCGGAAGCGTGCACGTGTCTCCTCGTTAGATACGCTCGACCACCGTCGCACCAAAGTGCGTTATAACTATATCATTATATTGACATACCCTTAATGCTTTGATGATCCGGGCGAGTCGATCGTTCAACCAGCGGTGGGAGCGACAGGTGTCGTTAATAAATTTAATCGTTATTCGATAACACCATTTTCACGATAGcttaattatgattttttcacgaattaatTCATCGGCGTGCGTACACGTCATAAAAACCGTCCTCTTAGCAGGAAAAACagaaaagatattttccaaTTCTGTATTCAACGAAACGGAACTCCTGAACGTCTGCTTCGACTCATTGGAgtcggatttttttcaaataaatgacGAGGACTTCCGATGATTCatctcaaaattttattgtcgAGTACTACACTTTCATTGGGCATTACACGAGATAAATGAAATTGAACGacacggagagaataaaaaaatgaaaatgagaaaaatgaaaaaatgggggGACTGTGGAGAGCCTTGGACGGTTGGAAACGCTCACAGTGCAAAGTGTGAATATTCATGAAATTCGAACCAGGTATAATTGGCACTGTCAACATTTTCAGCCATTCAAAGTCGCATTTTCCCGGCTTCTGTTACTTCAACGGTACTTTTGATTATTTATCCTCCCCGTGAACCAGTCAAAAGTGACTCGaacgaataatataaataactGAACGCTTCGTGTTGTTTCGTGGTGAAGTATCCGAGTGTTTAATTTGACTAAGGACGATGAAATAGCCCAACTATTTGGCATCATCAATGAAGGGTTCTTCTTCCATTTCTCTTCGTATTCAATGAGATTCAGGGGGTATAGGAAAAGCAAAATGCACGGTGATTCAAGTGCGAAGTTTATGGAAGTAATTATAGCGTGCGACTCGAGACAAATACAAATAACGTAAATTACAGCGTGAAATTCATACTGGAGCTGGCAGGAATAGGATCACAGGAGATTTGGAGGGAAAATTTTGCTGGTATGCCCGAAAGATTTCGCATCGAGCGGGAGTTCCAAGTGGCAGTGAGTGCGGCCACCTTGAACTGGCAAACGGATGAGTGGGCACGAAACGAAGAAAAGGCACAAAATGGTTAAAACAAGCGAAAagacaaaaagagagaaagagacagagcgagggaaacagctttatgtgtgTATGCATACATGAGGGTGTACTTTAAGGGTTGTTAGTGTAGCCCCACTAAAAGGGCAAGTCCTCATCACACGATGAAAGGAAAATCGTTCGCGTGGCTCTCTGTCGTCTCGTATACACTTCGGCTTCCTTTCCCTCTTCTTTTACTTCCACCGCGCCAAATTCACCTTGGCTTTACGGCGAGAAGCATCGAACCGAGGCCTAAATACTCTGACGTTTAAGCGCTCGAgcgtctttttatttttgtgtttCTCTGCTCCTCCTGCTTTCGGAAGCGTCTATGTGCAATAGATATTTGTCAACTCCGACAACGAGCACAACTTCGTCGATAATCCTCACGatcttttgtttattcgtccctGAAAATATGGTCgaatatcgattttctttgGCCTGCACATTCGGTTTATTCATCCTTCACAACTTACGAGACTCACCCGTATTCCAAATAGCGTATTATCAAAATAGCACTCGACAGCGTACCGCAAGCCATCGCAAAAAAACCGATGCACAGAACGACCAACGCGACAATCAAACGCCAGCCGAATCGACCGAAGCTACCGTATTGACTGACTATGTAAAGAATTGCAGGAATTATCGTCCCGAGCGTTGCAACGCACAGAGCTCCCACGAGACTAGTGAAGAGATGAAGTTGCGGGATAGCTGCTGCTAGAGTACCTGCATCAAAGAGATTCATTCAACGCTCTTCGCCTCGTTTCTCATTCATAGCCTCAATCTAATGACGTCGATTGTTAACTACATGTGATAGCGGTCACCCCGAAACGAACTAATAGATTCCAGAAATAGCGCGATCCCTTGCAGGCCCCATCCTGGAGCGATGGAACCGCGTAGTCATCGTAGAGGATCGATATTGGCATGTAACACTGCAAACCGTACGACAAATATATCGCGACTCCTTGCATCACCAGCACCGAGAATGTTCCACTGTCAGAAAAACAAAGCGAACAAGCCTCTTTCGTGTTCAATGTAAAAATGTTTTACGGCTAGAAAAATCTTTTGCATTTATAGATTTAGAATAAGAACCATTTTATTCAAGGCTCTGAACGGATGAGGCTTGAATATCTATTGACAGATGGTTTTGAACTTTACTCTTAGATGAACCAGGCAAAAAATGTGCAAGGGCAAACCAGGGTTCGTGAAATGGCTCGTTTGACTTCGAAGAGGCAAACATGCCGAAGCTTTGCGTTATGCACGAAGATTATGATTCTCTTACGCGTGATGCTCAGGATGgttgcgaatgaaattcgccAGTGAATCGGACCCCCATTGAGCGTATACCACAGAACCGACGATCACGTGCAAACCTATCAAGAAACCCATTCCCCAATTCAGTACTCCACAAAATTTCGTATAGTTCCATGGGTTTTTCATACTGTGGTCTATCGCTAAAACCTGCAATAAATTTATCAGTTTATTgtcaattcattttcaactttGTCATTATGATCATGATTTTCATTCCGATTCGATTAAATTAAGCAATTCGTTTTGCATTCTCAATagttttctcgtttttaatGCAAACCCAAACAATTTGATTATTCTTCTCGTATGATTCGATTCGATTttacattttgtaaaaaatcatcaacgTCCGTCTACATTAGTTCTGAGTAAATATGAACGAAGGACGTTTAACTTGCCAATCCCGGCGAGCACATGCTGAAAAAAGCAGTTCCAATAAATTTCGGATACGAAGAAACGTTCTTTTCGATGAGAACCCATTTTCCATTTCCTTCCTTGACAGCGTATATGGTGCCGACGATGGCAGATACGACTAAAAGTCCATTTGCGATCATAGAAATTGGTGCAAAATTGTTCAATCCTTTGATCAAATTCATCAGGAGAAACAAGGGGAATATAATTAAGGAGTAGAAGGCCTGATTTATGGTTTTTTCCATGTCGATGCATTCTTGGACGATTCCAGAGACGAAGACAACGTAAACGGCGCCGATGCCGAGGTAGCAGGCGAGCATTGCTACGTCGATTATCAGtctgattcgaaaaaaattgcctcaatgttttcttgaataaaaattagTGAATTCGTGTgtgaaattattcaattagttCCCTCGAAGATACCCACGTTATACATTCCGGCGATATTCGACCTTTGAGAACACCAGAGGTTAGTGTGACTGAAACCAATCTGTCGTAATTTAAGGTCGGACTTTTGTCGCGTTTGCACATGAGGTAATGCGTTCTCATGAGCAGTTGGAGAGAAACAGTAATGAGAATTCCCATGACGATGGTACCGACTATTCCGAGGAGCATTCCAACACAGGCGAATGCATTTGGTATTGCAAAGAGACCGGTACCAGCGGCGCTCTTTACCAAATTAGCGAAGGAGCCAAGATCACTGTGAAAAATGCTACATGACGTTTCAGAGGTTCGGAACTCGACGgattcgtgagaaaaaaaaactgtctaGTTAAAACGTACGAAACGAATTTTCGTTCACTTCGATGTGCCCAGGGATCGTAGGATTCCTCAGTGTCTTCCCGTGGCGTTGGCGCCTCGCTCAGAGGAATGTCCACGGGTTTTGGAATTAGGGATTTCTTCGGAGTTgccctatttttttttattgagtcGTAAGTGATAAACGATGATGAGAGTTATCAGAATAAgacaaaaatatgattttagctttcaccattttttaacTCACATCTCACAGTCTCAATTCCCTGAATATTCCTGGAAGATTTGCACTAAAAAATGGTTAAAACCTCAATCCACGACGCGGTTGAAGTTGTCTGTCGGACCGTGTCGAAACAATCAATCCATACCCACAGTAACGAAGGGCGTCAGTATTGTAAAAGCTATTATTATATTCTTATTCATTTCCCTCCTCTCGACAACACCAACCAACAACtgtcaaaaaaataacagaaaatCTGTGTTACGTGAGCAACTTCAGTTCTTACTTCCTAAGAATTTCCGTCTGCTGGCTAAAAGCTCGTAAACCAGAATACAATCGTGCTCATAAAAGTACAGCCGTCGCAATCTTGCTTGCAGGATTTTCAATCGAGTTCCCAAAACTTTGGTTCTTCGAGCCAACGATGGATTAAGAGTGTTCGGAGATATCACTCGCTATTCACAATTTTCCGTGACGTTGGAAATCATCGTCGAATATATAGTGGCTGACTCAAGGATCGTTTTTCGGCAAAAAGGATTCCTTTTGAAAATCCTGCTCGtgtatttcaaataatttagaaataaatgagGCTCACGAATGAGAGAGATTGCGAGGTTTTACCGTCACGTGcgcgaagatacgacttttgtCGATCTGATATCTTGAGCGAGTCGGCGCGAGTTTTGGGCCGtatctcccgtacagttttcCACGAAGAAAAGCCGAAGAAGGAATGTGCGTTTGCGAATAGAACGAGGTTTCTGACTAAGCGTGATCGCCAGATCCCGATCATTATTTCGCTCGGTTTGATTGGGTCGACCGAGTTCTCTTGCTCGGGTTGACCGACTTACCGGTATTGTGGCTCTAGGGGTTGAACACATGGCTGACGCGGCGGGGCCCGTCAGATcggaggaaaagagaggaagaaataaCACGCACACGTGACTCAATCTATGTACGAAACTCCCGATGTATGTGTGATCCGCGTCCATTTCTCCTGAGGGATTTAACGCCCGAGTCGCGCTCGACCGAGCTTTTTCCCTCTCTAAGTCGCCCTTCTCCCTTGCAACTAATGCCTATCCTCTCTCGATCTCACCCTCAATAGCTCCGATTACCCTCTTTTTCACTCGAACATATAAAAGATGGGCGCGAGAGGATAAAATTACGATATGGGGCTAACGAGAAGCTGAGGAAGATTCTCCGTTACGAGGGTGCTGGACACCTCGAAACCAGATACGAATCGTGCGCAGCAGTAAAACTTGAACAAATGCAATAATCCATGGAAACTTAAATTGCGAGAGTGCGAATTTGCTGCTCGAA
Proteins encoded:
- the LOC122405714 gene encoding proton-coupled amino acid transporter-like protein CG1139, with translation MCSTPRATIPLLVGVVERREMNKNIIIAFTILTPFVTVGIFRELRLATPKKSLIPKPVDIPLSEAPTPREDTEESYDPWAHRSERKFVSDLGSFANLVKSAAGTGLFAIPNAFACVGMLLGIVGTIVMGILITVSLQLLMRTHYLMCKRDKSPTLNYDRLVSVTLTSGVLKGRISPECITLIIDVAMLACYLGIGAVYVVFVSGIVQECIDMEKTINQAFYSLIIFPLFLLMNLIKGLNNFAPISMIANGLLVVSAIVGTIYAVKEGNGKWVLIEKNVSSYPKFIGTAFFSMCSPGLVLAIDHSMKNPWNYTKFCGVLNWGMGFLIGLHVIVGSVVYAQWGSDSLANFIRNHPEHHAGTFSVLVMQGVAIYLSYGLQCYMPISILYDDYAVPSLQDGACKGSRYFWNLLVRFGVTAITCTLAAAIPQLHLFTSLVGALCVATLGTIIPAILYIVSQYGSFGRFGWRLIVALVVLCIGFFAMACGTLSSAILIIRYLEYG